One window from the genome of Streptomyces cadmiisoli encodes:
- a CDS encoding AIM24 family protein, with protein MFRLQGSKVLAVDMTGDAVRAKNGSMVAYDGQMAFKKMSGGGEGIRGMVTRRLTGEQMTMMEVKGHGTCWFADRATEINLVDLQGEKLYVESSNLLATDAALRTGTSFTGLRGASQGNGLFTTTVEGHGQAAIMSDGPAVVLRVSPQFPLTVDPGAYVAHQGNLRQSFQSGVTFRTLVGEGGGEAFQIRFEGDGLVYVQPSERNTIAGDV; from the coding sequence ATGTTCCGACTGCAAGGCAGCAAGGTGCTCGCCGTCGACATGACCGGGGACGCCGTGAGAGCGAAGAACGGCTCGATGGTCGCGTACGACGGACAGATGGCCTTCAAGAAGATGAGCGGTGGCGGTGAGGGCATCCGGGGCATGGTGACCCGGCGGCTCACCGGTGAGCAGATGACGATGATGGAGGTGAAGGGGCACGGCACCTGCTGGTTCGCCGACCGTGCCACCGAGATCAACCTCGTCGACCTCCAGGGGGAGAAGCTGTACGTGGAGTCGAGCAATCTGCTGGCGACCGACGCCGCCCTGCGCACGGGGACGTCCTTCACCGGGCTGCGCGGCGCCTCGCAGGGCAACGGGCTGTTCACGACGACGGTCGAGGGACACGGACAGGCGGCGATCATGTCGGACGGGCCGGCGGTCGTGCTGCGGGTCAGCCCGCAGTTCCCGCTCACCGTCGACCCCGGGGCGTACGTCGCGCACCAGGGGAACCTGCGTCAGTCGTTCCAGTCCGGTGTGACATTCCGCACCCTCGTGGGCGAGGGCGGCGGGGAGGCCTTCCAGATCCGCTTCGAGGGGGACGGCCTCGTGTACGTCCAGCCGAGCGAGCGGAACACCATCGCGGGAGATGTGTGA